Genomic segment of Actinomycetota bacterium:
TCGGCGCCGAGCTCCTCGTCGTGTGCGCGTACGGCGCGCTCGACCAAGGCACAGTGAACCGCTGGCGGGAGGAGGCGCCCGAGGAGATCTCGTGGCGTTTCACCCCTTCGACGATCGCCGACGAGGCGATCGCGAAGGGCGAGACGGCGGCCGCCGAGGAGGGGGTCGAAGCGCGGATGCTCACGGAACAGGGTGAGGCCGCGGAGGCGCTCATCCAGGTCGCCGAGCACGAGGACGCGGATCTCATCGTCGTCGGAAACCG
This window contains:
- a CDS encoding universal stress protein; amino-acid sequence: MSYRRILVGTDGSAPSLKSVREAARLAKSFGAELLVVCAYGALDQGTVNRWREEAPEEISWRFTPSTIADEAIAKGETAAAEEGVEARMLTEQGEAAEALIQVAEHEDADLIVVGNRGMTGPTRFLLGSVPNKVSHNAPCDVLIIKTFP